In the genome of Actinomycetota bacterium, one region contains:
- a CDS encoding glycosyltransferase family 1 protein, producing MTHTVFVTNDFPPRSGGIQTFVYELVRRFNPADVTVVTSKFAGDAEFDAQQAYRVVRSAHAVLLPTNSTFKLVRQVIAETGATRVVFGAAAPLALMTPKLRPLGVTKIVALTHGHEVGWARTPVTSSAIRKIGTSVDVLTYLGDYTKTRIATALRKQDQNKLVKLAPAVDPVLFNPSQLASANVLREQIGFSGRPTIVCVSRLMARKGQDALIDALPAIAREVSNVALVIVGDGPYRGALEKKVRELGLQNSVHFAGRVDYANLPTWYLTGDVFAMPCRTRNAGWDVEGLGIVYLEASASGLPVIAGDSGGAPDAVLNGQTGLVVQGRSQEEIVRACVRLLNDEPLRKQLGAAGRIWIEQHWTWDNAATTLKLLLD from the coding sequence ATGACCCATACCGTGTTCGTAACCAACGACTTCCCGCCACGCTCCGGTGGCATCCAAACTTTTGTGTATGAACTCGTTCGCAGGTTTAATCCCGCTGATGTGACCGTTGTTACCTCAAAGTTTGCTGGAGATGCCGAGTTTGATGCCCAGCAGGCCTATCGAGTTGTGCGCAGTGCACATGCTGTTTTATTGCCAACTAATTCAACCTTTAAATTAGTTCGCCAAGTTATTGCCGAGACTGGGGCAACTCGCGTGGTGTTCGGCGCAGCAGCTCCACTTGCCTTGATGACACCTAAACTTCGACCACTCGGTGTTACCAAAATCGTGGCGCTAACTCATGGTCATGAAGTTGGCTGGGCGCGCACACCAGTCACCTCTTCTGCGATTCGCAAGATTGGCACATCGGTTGATGTGCTTACTTACCTAGGTGACTACACCAAAACTCGCATTGCCACAGCGCTGCGCAAACAAGATCAAAACAAGTTAGTGAAACTGGCGCCCGCAGTGGATCCGGTGTTATTCAATCCGTCTCAGTTGGCTTCGGCGAATGTGTTGCGCGAACAGATCGGGTTTAGCGGTCGGCCGACAATTGTTTGTGTTTCGCGCTTAATGGCACGCAAAGGTCAAGACGCTCTTATCGATGCATTGCCTGCAATTGCTCGCGAAGTTTCAAATGTAGCGCTTGTGATTGTGGGCGATGGTCCTTATCGCGGGGCGCTTGAGAAGAAAGTTCGCGAGCTAGGGTTGCAAAATTCGGTGCACTTTGCCGGCCGAGTTGATTATGCGAACTTGCCTACTTGGTATCTAACGGGCGATGTATTTGCCATGCCATGTCGCACCCGAAATGCGGGCTGGGATGTTGAAGGCTTAGGCATTGTTTATCTAGAAGCGTCGGCAAGTGGCTTACCAGTTATTGCTGGCGATTCTGGTGGCGCGCCAGATGCGGTGCTAAACGGACAGACCGGCTTAGTTGTGCAGGGGCGAAGTCAGGAAGAGATTGTTCGAGCTTGTGTGCGATTACTCAATGACGAACCGCTTCGCAAACAACTTGGCGCTGCTGGCCGAATTTGGATTGAACAGCACTGGACTTGGGATAACGCCGCTACTACCTTAAAACTGCTTCTGGATTAG
- a CDS encoding DUF2029 domain-containing protein, giving the protein MATKKPKVQAVRKPQTTALEVHPALIIGLIVSAFIATRYWAAAAGLQWINYPNGKALFSDVTLYDFWGFNIAKGTFPNGPGIPTDQLWTNDAWQYPALAAMIFILGVKIHTGMSGFISLAIAADAVLLGLLIWAGRQQKYANGRVASKANYIPALIWLSAPLLVGPLQVGRFDVFPTLAIVAALLATTSARRFGIFIALGFLLKVWPVFGLLGLAKSKFKEGFLWFAGVSVSVTALLYLWWPGSLSFITGQGKRGLQIESIGALPYMMFGQKDDRNAIAFRYGSWEVNGPGTKYVSLAMTLVLVILIAILAWWRWQGRLEAIPGADIALLAVLISMCTSRVLSPQYSIWVMGLLAVAAFSQQPRFWTIAGLLLTSVALGQYLFPGKYSNFQLLHTDGVMIQTLRIVCLVAATVMCWRNVVKRLKPAN; this is encoded by the coding sequence ATGGCCACGAAAAAGCCTAAAGTTCAAGCAGTACGCAAGCCTCAAACTACAGCCCTGGAAGTGCATCCAGCGCTGATCATTGGATTAATTGTCAGCGCATTTATCGCAACCCGATATTGGGCAGCGGCTGCAGGCTTACAGTGGATTAACTACCCAAATGGCAAGGCGCTGTTTTCTGATGTCACGCTTTATGACTTCTGGGGATTCAATATTGCTAAGGGAACTTTCCCAAATGGTCCGGGCATTCCAACCGATCAACTTTGGACAAATGATGCTTGGCAATATCCGGCGCTAGCAGCAATGATATTTATCCTTGGTGTCAAAATTCACACCGGCATGTCGGGCTTCATCTCACTTGCAATAGCAGCTGATGCTGTTCTGTTGGGACTCTTGATTTGGGCAGGCCGGCAGCAGAAATACGCAAATGGTCGAGTTGCCAGCAAGGCCAACTACATCCCAGCTTTGATTTGGTTGAGCGCGCCGCTATTAGTTGGTCCACTACAAGTTGGCCGCTTTGACGTTTTTCCAACACTTGCTATTGTTGCTGCCCTACTTGCAACAACAAGTGCCAGACGCTTTGGCATCTTCATCGCCCTTGGCTTTTTGCTAAAAGTGTGGCCAGTCTTTGGCTTACTTGGGCTAGCTAAATCGAAATTTAAAGAAGGTTTCTTGTGGTTTGCTGGCGTAAGTGTTTCGGTGACCGCACTCTTATATTTGTGGTGGCCGGGCAGTTTGTCCTTCATCACTGGCCAGGGTAAGCGTGGGTTACAGATTGAATCAATCGGCGCTCTGCCCTACATGATGTTTGGTCAAAAAGATGATCGCAATGCCATTGCGTTTCGCTACGGTTCTTGGGAAGTTAATGGACCAGGAACAAAATATGTCTCACTGGCCATGACTCTGGTGTTGGTGATCTTGATCGCAATTCTGGCTTGGTGGCGTTGGCAGGGCCGACTCGAAGCAATTCCTGGTGCCGACATTGCCTTACTTGCCGTTTTAATTTCAATGTGTACGAGCCGAGTGCTTTCACCGCAATATTCAATCTGGGTAATGGGACTTTTGGCCGTGGCTGCTTTTAGTCAACAACCACGCTTCTGGACCATCGCTGGCCTGCTGTTAACTTCAGTGGCACTTGGTCAATACCTGTTCCCTGGGAAGTACAGCAACTTCCAGCTTCTTCATACCGATGGAGTGATGATTCAAACTTTGCGTATTGTCTGCTTGGTTGCGGCAACCGTGATGTGTTGGCGCAATGTAGTTAAGCGGTTGAAGCCGGCCAACTAA
- a CDS encoding long-chain fatty acid--CoA ligase → MRELFEPPLAPQISTGNLSDHVEYNARAHPEHAVFATASDAGWNPISSVHFRNQVRGVAKGLIADGIATGDRIAIFARTVYEWSVVDYAIWYAGAISVPIYETSSPEQIEWMMSDANVVATFFETNRNVVSFNEVAERLPKMTNRYVFSEGALADLTTRGQEISDEVLEQRRTKATPEDIATIIYTSGTTGRPKGCMLTHGNFMAECDNLIQILPEVFGTPEASTLLFLPLAHVFGRMIELAMFRGRVTIGHCPNPTALLKQLQSFKPTFLLAVPRVFEKVYNTAGTNAQKESPIKGRIFDKAAAVAIAYSKATENGKASLILKFQHSLFDKLVYSKLRTAMGGRVTHAISGGASLGARLGHFYRGLGIMILEGYGMTETTAGATVNRPQALKIGTVGKPVPGTGVRIADDGEVLLRGHHIFKGYWNNEAATAELLGEDGWLHSGDIGELDSAGFLRITGRKKELIVTAGGKNVAPAVLEDRLRAHPLISQCVVVGDALPYIAALVTLDEDALPAILEANKIAKEPMAQLVTSKEVRALVQQAVNDANKAVSNSEAIKKFVILPHDLTIDNGYLTPKLSIRRHLITVDFAEQIASMYR, encoded by the coding sequence ATGCGCGAACTTTTTGAGCCGCCACTCGCCCCACAAATTTCCACTGGCAACCTATCCGACCACGTTGAATACAATGCCAGAGCTCATCCAGAACACGCTGTTTTTGCCACTGCTTCAGATGCTGGGTGGAATCCAATTTCGAGTGTGCACTTTCGCAATCAAGTACGCGGCGTTGCCAAGGGTTTAATTGCAGACGGGATTGCCACTGGCGACCGAATCGCCATCTTTGCACGCACTGTGTATGAATGGTCGGTTGTCGACTATGCCATCTGGTATGCGGGGGCAATCAGCGTGCCAATCTATGAGACTTCGTCCCCCGAGCAAATCGAATGGATGATGTCGGATGCCAATGTGGTGGCAACTTTTTTTGAAACTAACCGAAATGTAGTTTCCTTCAATGAGGTTGCTGAACGATTGCCGAAAATGACAAATCGATATGTATTTTCCGAAGGCGCTCTGGCTGACCTGACCACTCGTGGGCAAGAAATTTCTGATGAGGTGTTGGAGCAGCGACGTACCAAAGCAACGCCTGAAGACATTGCCACGATTATCTATACCTCGGGCACAACCGGTCGGCCAAAAGGCTGCATGCTTACTCATGGCAACTTCATGGCGGAATGTGACAACTTGATTCAAATCTTGCCGGAGGTTTTTGGAACTCCTGAAGCTTCCACATTGCTGTTCCTGCCTCTTGCACATGTATTCGGGCGAATGATCGAACTGGCGATGTTTCGTGGCCGAGTAACTATTGGGCATTGCCCCAATCCAACTGCCTTGTTAAAGCAACTGCAATCCTTCAAGCCAACATTCTTATTGGCGGTGCCTCGGGTATTTGAAAAGGTCTACAACACCGCTGGCACCAACGCGCAAAAAGAAAGTCCCATCAAAGGCAGAATTTTTGACAAGGCAGCAGCCGTTGCGATTGCCTACAGCAAAGCGACCGAGAACGGCAAAGCCTCGCTTATTTTGAAATTCCAGCATTCACTTTTCGACAAGTTGGTGTACAGCAAGCTGCGCACAGCCATGGGTGGTCGCGTCACGCATGCCATCTCCGGTGGCGCATCATTAGGCGCACGGCTTGGGCATTTCTATCGTGGACTTGGCATCATGATTTTGGAAGGCTACGGCATGACCGAAACCACTGCTGGAGCCACAGTGAATCGACCGCAAGCGCTAAAGATCGGCACGGTTGGCAAACCGGTTCCAGGCACCGGCGTGCGCATTGCCGATGACGGCGAAGTGCTACTGCGCGGTCATCACATCTTTAAGGGCTACTGGAATAACGAGGCGGCAACTGCTGAACTGCTCGGCGAAGATGGCTGGCTACATAGCGGTGACATTGGCGAGCTAGATTCGGCGGGCTTCCTGAGGATAACTGGACGGAAAAAGGAATTAATCGTCACTGCCGGCGGCAAAAATGTTGCGCCAGCGGTGCTTGAAGATCGGCTTCGGGCCCACCCGTTAATTAGTCAGTGTGTAGTAGTTGGTGACGCCCTGCCCTACATCGCAGCCCTAGTGACTCTTGATGAAGATGCACTACCTGCGATCTTGGAAGCTAACAAGATTGCAAAAGAACCAATGGCTCAATTGGTCACTAGCAAGGAAGTTCGGGCCTTAGTCCAGCAAGCGGTGAACGATGCTAATAAAGCGGTCTCTAATTCTGAGGCGATTAAAAAATTTGTTATCTTGCCGCACGACCTCACCATTGACAATGGCTATTTGACCCCGAAGTTAAGTATTCGTCGGCATTTGATTACCGTAGATTTCGCTGAGCAAATCGCCAGCATGTATCGCTAG
- a CDS encoding 1-acyl-sn-glycerol-3-phosphate acyltransferase: MSESEGFYKFLKNVAIGPAIDVSFHPWVIGLENIPAEGGAILASNHLSFSDSIFLPVKVPRKITFLAKSEYFTGTGVKGKVTAAFFKGAGQVPVDRTGGRNASTAAIDTGVRILKEGNLLGIYPEGTRSPDGKLYRGKTGVARMALEARVPVIPIGMINTDKVQPIGRTRPNFNVDVGIRIGKPLDFSRYYGMEEDRFVLRSLTDEIMYKIMELTHQEYVDMYASRAKAKRPES, translated from the coding sequence GTGTCAGAATCTGAAGGCTTTTACAAGTTTCTCAAAAATGTGGCAATTGGCCCAGCTATCGACGTGTCGTTTCACCCTTGGGTAATTGGGCTGGAGAACATTCCGGCTGAAGGTGGAGCAATTCTGGCCAGCAACCATTTGTCATTTTCTGATTCAATCTTTTTGCCCGTTAAAGTGCCGCGCAAGATCACGTTTTTGGCCAAGAGTGAGTACTTCACTGGAACTGGTGTAAAAGGGAAAGTGACGGCTGCATTCTTTAAAGGAGCTGGCCAGGTTCCAGTCGATCGAACTGGTGGCCGCAATGCAAGTACCGCGGCTATCGACACCGGCGTTCGAATCCTCAAAGAAGGAAACTTGCTTGGTATTTATCCAGAAGGCACACGGTCACCAGATGGAAAGTTGTATCGCGGTAAAACTGGCGTCGCCCGAATGGCACTGGAGGCACGCGTACCCGTTATTCCGATCGGCATGATCAATACCGATAAAGTGCAACCGATTGGTCGGACTAGACCAAACTTCAACGTCGATGTCGGCATTCGAATTGGAAAGCCACTTGATTTCTCGCGCTACTACGGAATGGAAGAAGATCGGTTTGTTCTTCGTTCACTCACCGACGAAATCATGTACAAGATCATGGAACTGACCCACCAAGAGTATGTCGATATGTACGCATCTCGTGCCAAGGCGAAGCGTCCAGAAAGTTAA
- a CDS encoding TetR/AcrR family transcriptional regulator — MPTSNRALKENAILEATLAQLQETGTANISMQQIANRCSMTRSAVYQYFASVEDIFAELVINDMADLVNQIEAQIQDISDPLLQIHAWVEQSLAHLSDGQHAQIRKLSEINLADAKRNLLRILHGQFMLTLMNPVAKVYPDNAESACAYISAIVNSAANRIDAGADFEVELNAALKFVTAALAN; from the coding sequence ATGCCTACCTCGAATCGCGCGCTGAAAGAGAATGCAATTCTCGAAGCAACTTTGGCGCAGCTTCAAGAAACTGGCACGGCAAACATTTCGATGCAGCAAATCGCTAATCGCTGCTCTATGACCCGCAGTGCTGTGTATCAATACTTTGCATCGGTTGAAGATATCTTTGCCGAACTAGTGATTAACGACATGGCCGATTTGGTGAATCAGATTGAGGCACAGATTCAAGACATTTCTGATCCACTGCTGCAGATCCACGCTTGGGTTGAACAATCACTGGCTCACCTATCGGATGGACAGCATGCCCAAATCCGAAAGTTAAGCGAAATTAATCTCGCTGATGCCAAGCGAAACCTGCTTAGAATCCTGCATGGTCAATTCATGTTGACCTTGATGAACCCCGTGGCCAAGGTGTATCCAGATAACGCCGAATCCGCATGCGCTTACATTTCCGCTATCGTGAACTCTGCTGCCAATCGAATTGATGCCGGGGCCGACTTTGAAGTTGAACTTAATGCTGCTTTGAAGTTTGTAACCGCAGCGCTCGCCAATTAA
- a CDS encoding pyrophosphate--fructose-6-phosphate 1-phosphotransferase, which translates to MTVKKVALLTAGGLAPCLSSAVGALIERYTEVAPDIEIIAYRNGYHGLLRGDSIKVTDEVRANAHLLQAFGGSPIGNSRVKLTNVKDCVARGLVKEGEDPQKVAADQLVADGVDVLHTIGGDDTNTAAADLAAYLAGNNYGLGVVGLPKTIDNDVFPIAQSLGAWTAADEGARYFSNVVSEHTANPRMLIVHEVMGRHCGWLTAATAVSYQKFLDETKWLDAFGVARIRRDIHAVYVPELDIDLAAEATRLKAVMDELGNVNIFLSEGAGVDSIVAELQARGEEVPRDAFGHVKIDKINPGEWFAKQFAPMIGAEKVLVQKSGYYSRSAPANARDRELIKACAEVAVQAALDGVSGLVGQDEDQGNVIRACEFERVAGAKPFDTNQDWFNELLNNINQPKGAPVSGH; encoded by the coding sequence ATGACTGTTAAAAAAGTAGCCCTCTTAACCGCAGGCGGTCTAGCCCCTTGTTTATCTTCCGCAGTTGGCGCACTTATTGAGCGCTACACCGAAGTCGCTCCGGACATCGAGATCATTGCCTACCGCAATGGCTACCACGGCCTACTTCGTGGCGATTCAATCAAGGTAACTGATGAAGTTCGGGCCAACGCTCATTTACTTCAAGCATTCGGTGGCTCGCCAATCGGCAATAGCCGAGTCAAGCTCACCAACGTTAAAGACTGTGTGGCTCGTGGCCTGGTCAAAGAGGGTGAAGACCCGCAGAAGGTTGCTGCCGACCAACTTGTTGCCGACGGTGTTGATGTATTGCACACCATTGGTGGCGATGACACCAATACTGCGGCCGCAGATTTAGCGGCTTACCTCGCTGGAAATAATTACGGTCTCGGTGTTGTCGGACTTCCTAAAACCATTGACAACGACGTCTTCCCGATTGCGCAGTCACTAGGCGCTTGGACCGCTGCCGATGAAGGTGCTCGCTACTTCAGCAATGTAGTTTCAGAACACACGGCAAATCCACGCATGTTAATCGTGCACGAAGTTATGGGTCGTCACTGTGGCTGGCTAACGGCAGCAACAGCTGTTAGCTACCAGAAGTTTCTTGATGAAACGAAGTGGCTAGACGCTTTTGGAGTTGCCCGGATTCGCCGTGACATTCACGCGGTTTATGTACCCGAACTCGACATTGACTTGGCCGCCGAAGCAACTCGCTTGAAGGCTGTCATGGACGAACTTGGCAATGTGAACATCTTCCTAAGTGAAGGTGCGGGCGTTGATTCCATCGTGGCCGAACTTCAGGCACGCGGCGAAGAAGTTCCGCGTGATGCCTTCGGCCATGTGAAGATTGACAAGATTAACCCTGGTGAATGGTTTGCCAAGCAGTTTGCTCCAATGATTGGCGCCGAGAAGGTGCTGGTTCAAAAGAGCGGCTACTACTCCCGTTCCGCCCCTGCCAATGCGCGAGATCGCGAACTCATCAAGGCCTGCGCCGAAGTTGCAGTTCAGGCAGCACTTGATGGTGTGAGTGGCTTGGTCGGTCAAGATGAAGATCAGGGCAACGTAATTCGTGCTTGCGAGTTCGAGCGCGTAGCCGGAGCTAAGCCGTTTGATACAAATCAAGATTGGTTCAACGAATTGCTGAACAACATCAACCAGCCAAAAGGTGCGCCTGTTTCAGGTCACTAA
- a CDS encoding 3-deoxy-7-phosphoheptulonate synthase class II: MSEITWPNLPAAQQPEWPDAEALAQAQSILRGLPPLVFAGECDDLTTKLGEVALGRAFVLQGGDCAETFAANTADSIRARLKTLLQMAIVLTYGASLPVVKIGRIAGQYGKPRSAGLETIGDVSLPSYRGDAVNGLEFTAESRTPDPMRLVQTYHASAATLNLVRAFTQGGYADLRQVHAWNQDFVSESTPGKRYEEMAADIDRAISFMTACGADPEEFRRADVYASHEALLLDYEKPLTRIDSRSGNLYDVSGHFVWVGERTRDLDGAHIDFVSKIKNPIGIKLGPKSTPEIVHALLDELNPEKIPGRLTFITRMGAGTIRDVLPALVKTVQDTDQPVVWMCDPMHGNTKEAASGHKTRLFDDVLDEVKGFFEVHRAAGTHPGGIHIELTGDDVTECLGGVSGVAEADLPFRYETACDPRLNRVQSLDLAFQVADMLRIR, encoded by the coding sequence GTGAGTGAAATTACTTGGCCCAATTTGCCAGCCGCACAGCAGCCTGAATGGCCAGATGCTGAGGCACTTGCGCAGGCACAAAGCATTCTGCGCGGTTTACCCCCATTGGTCTTCGCTGGCGAGTGTGATGACCTGACGACGAAACTGGGTGAAGTCGCCCTAGGTCGGGCTTTTGTTTTACAAGGCGGGGACTGCGCTGAAACTTTTGCAGCAAATACCGCTGACTCTATTCGCGCTCGACTCAAGACGCTGCTGCAGATGGCTATCGTGCTCACCTATGGAGCATCGCTGCCGGTGGTCAAGATAGGTCGAATTGCCGGACAGTATGGCAAGCCGCGAAGCGCTGGCCTGGAGACAATTGGCGATGTTTCACTTCCGTCATACCGTGGCGACGCAGTCAATGGACTTGAGTTCACCGCCGAATCCCGTACTCCAGATCCGATGCGCTTGGTACAGACTTACCACGCCAGTGCCGCCACATTGAACCTCGTACGCGCATTCACACAAGGTGGTTATGCTGACCTGCGACAGGTGCACGCGTGGAATCAAGATTTTGTGAGCGAGTCAACACCGGGGAAGCGCTACGAAGAAATGGCCGCCGACATTGATCGGGCTATTTCATTTATGACAGCATGCGGCGCAGATCCAGAAGAATTCCGAAGGGCAGATGTTTATGCTAGCCACGAAGCTCTGCTTTTAGATTACGAAAAGCCATTGACTCGCATAGATTCTCGTTCGGGAAATTTGTACGATGTTTCTGGTCACTTCGTTTGGGTAGGCGAGCGAACGCGCGATCTCGATGGTGCGCACATTGATTTTGTTTCCAAAATCAAGAATCCAATTGGCATAAAACTCGGTCCTAAGTCCACGCCCGAAATTGTGCACGCTCTACTGGATGAGCTGAATCCCGAAAAGATCCCAGGCAGACTAACTTTCATTACGCGCATGGGTGCAGGCACTATTCGTGATGTGTTGCCGGCGCTGGTGAAAACGGTTCAAGATACTGACCAGCCAGTGGTTTGGATGTGTGATCCAATGCATGGCAACACCAAGGAAGCTGCATCTGGACACAAAACCCGCTTGTTTGATGATGTGCTCGATGAGGTTAAGGGTTTCTTTGAAGTCCACCGCGCAGCTGGCACTCATCCAGGCGGAATCCACATCGAGCTAACTGGTGATGATGTAACCGAGTGCCTAGGTGGTGTCAGTGGAGTCGCCGAAGCCGATTTACCCTTCCGATATGAAACTGCCTGTGACCCACGGTTGAACCGAGTGCAGAGTCTGGACTTGGCCTTCCAAGTCGCCGACATGCTGCGAATTCGTTAA
- a CDS encoding DMT family transporter, producing the protein MTRLTIRPSTSATALLIFVTVIWGFTFVTNQYVLKTMPATDLLAWRFCLAALLMLAFRPKAISQLSRTEQKHGVILGLYLGLGYLAQMIGLTKTTATASGFITGMFVVLTPIVGGLILRQKISAFAWLAVVLAAVGLSLIALKGTTVGRGDLITLVCAVMFSFHIVFLSRWSKSEIVFGLTTLQLLVTGIFSLLLSLATGGPSVSSDGMVWLSIAILVLFASCLGFFAQTWVQSKVSATRAAIILTMEPVFAGIAGVTIGTDDLSKRLVAGALCILTAMYLVELRPNKPEAIISLER; encoded by the coding sequence ATGACCCGCTTAACAATTCGACCCAGCACTTCGGCCACTGCCCTACTTATTTTTGTCACGGTAATTTGGGGCTTCACATTCGTCACCAATCAATACGTCCTGAAAACAATGCCGGCCACAGATCTACTTGCCTGGCGATTTTGCCTAGCTGCACTTTTGATGTTGGCTTTTAGGCCAAAAGCGATTAGCCAACTTTCTCGAACCGAACAAAAGCATGGCGTAATTCTTGGTCTTTATCTCGGCTTGGGTTATCTGGCCCAAATGATTGGATTAACCAAAACCACAGCAACCGCCTCAGGATTCATCACAGGAATGTTTGTGGTGCTAACACCGATTGTTGGCGGCCTAATTCTGCGTCAAAAAATCTCGGCATTTGCTTGGCTTGCCGTTGTCTTGGCTGCAGTTGGGCTTTCCTTAATTGCGCTCAAAGGAACCACGGTCGGCAGAGGCGATTTGATTACTTTGGTTTGCGCCGTAATGTTTTCATTTCACATAGTTTTTCTCAGTCGCTGGTCCAAATCTGAAATCGTTTTTGGCTTAACTACTTTGCAGTTGCTGGTCACTGGAATTTTCAGCCTATTACTCAGCTTGGCTACTGGTGGACCAAGCGTATCGAGCGATGGCATGGTGTGGCTCTCCATCGCCATCCTGGTTTTGTTTGCCTCATGTTTGGGTTTCTTTGCTCAGACTTGGGTGCAAAGTAAGGTAAGCGCAACCAGAGCTGCCATCATTTTGACGATGGAACCAGTGTTCGCAGGCATCGCAGGAGTCACTATTGGAACCGACGATTTGAGCAAGAGATTAGTTGCTGGAGCACTCTGTATTTTGACTGCCATGTACTTGGTGGAACTCAGGCCCAACAAACCCGAGGCCATAATTTCCTTAGAGCGTTAA
- the pknB gene encoding Stk1 family PASTA domain-containing Ser/Thr kinase — MSDATPDLHLGTVIDERYRIDELIARGGMATVYRALDLRLGRTVAIKILAPAFTADPGFVERFMLEARSAAALTHPNVVAVHDQGVSGGFPYLVMEYVPGRTIRQLLAVNGAMASAHALEVMKSVLAGLAAAHEAGFVHRDIKPENVLITDTGLIKVTDFGLARVIDDRPVSDSTGAVLLGTMAYLSPEQVQQRALDQRSDVYSAGILLFEMLTGRVPYSGNSPIEVAYMHVNNDVPAPSNFAHDVPPSVDHLVLAATRRNPNDRFANAHVFLDAVNRASSAVPAAEALTTVLPTHQTVVMANPGLSAPPVTPSLAPVRVGKRATSKRVKRNRIIAGVIYLGAVLAGLGWFLSSGAKFPIPDVAGQSISTATLNLEKAGFKVTSAEVFSETVPNGTVVETDPAANESARKGALITLKVSKGQERYIIPSDLAGKDPNEVTGILQDLTLSVANTVEVFDDKIAKGKVVSSNPKGGTKVKRNTPVTLNVSKGPAPVIVPPIAGLNIAIVTKKLEKLGLVVDIKDQIFDSSPVGSVLSSDPTPGTGLKKGETIHLTISKGPPPVAVPNVVGLDVDSAKEILANAGFEVSVQSEVVLVVLNKVYSQDPAGGSMATPGTTITLTIV; from the coding sequence GTGAGTGATGCAACGCCAGATCTACATCTTGGCACGGTGATTGACGAACGATATCGAATTGATGAACTCATCGCTCGCGGTGGCATGGCAACCGTCTACCGAGCCCTAGACCTGCGCCTGGGTCGAACTGTGGCCATAAAAATTCTCGCCCCAGCTTTCACTGCTGACCCTGGCTTTGTCGAACGATTCATGCTAGAAGCACGCTCTGCTGCAGCACTTACACATCCCAATGTGGTGGCTGTGCATGATCAGGGAGTTTCTGGCGGCTTCCCGTACTTGGTTATGGAATACGTGCCCGGCCGCACAATTCGCCAACTACTGGCGGTTAATGGTGCAATGGCCAGCGCTCACGCACTTGAGGTAATGAAATCAGTTTTGGCCGGCCTAGCTGCAGCTCACGAGGCTGGCTTTGTCCACCGCGATATCAAGCCAGAAAATGTATTGATTACCGATACTGGCTTGATTAAGGTCACCGACTTTGGTTTAGCTCGGGTAATCGATGATCGCCCAGTCAGTGATTCAACTGGCGCTGTCTTGCTAGGCACAATGGCCTACTTATCACCTGAGCAGGTTCAGCAGCGGGCACTAGATCAACGGTCGGATGTTTACTCGGCAGGTATTCTGCTTTTCGAAATGCTCACCGGGCGAGTCCCATACAGCGGCAATTCGCCAATTGAAGTCGCCTATATGCACGTCAACAATGATGTGCCAGCTCCAAGCAATTTTGCCCATGATGTGCCACCTTCGGTTGATCATCTAGTCTTGGCTGCTACTCGGCGTAATCCAAATGATCGGTTTGCTAACGCGCATGTGTTCTTAGACGCGGTCAATCGAGCTTCGTCTGCAGTTCCCGCCGCGGAAGCGTTAACTACAGTCTTGCCAACCCATCAAACGGTAGTTATGGCAAATCCTGGCCTTTCGGCACCGCCCGTAACACCAAGCCTTGCTCCGGTGCGAGTAGGCAAACGGGCCACATCCAAGCGCGTAAAACGCAATCGAATAATCGCAGGCGTAATTTACCTGGGTGCGGTATTGGCCGGCTTGGGCTGGTTCCTTTCGTCTGGAGCTAAATTTCCAATCCCAGATGTCGCTGGGCAGTCAATATCAACTGCAACCTTGAATTTGGAAAAGGCAGGCTTTAAAGTCACCTCAGCTGAAGTATTTTCTGAGACTGTGCCTAACGGAACAGTAGTTGAGACCGATCCTGCTGCTAATGAATCAGCTCGAAAAGGTGCACTTATCACCTTGAAAGTTTCTAAGGGCCAAGAACGCTACATAATTCCAAGTGATCTGGCGGGAAAAGACCCAAACGAGGTAACCGGTATTTTGCAAGACCTTACTCTTTCGGTAGCAAACACGGTTGAAGTCTTCGATGACAAGATAGCCAAAGGCAAAGTTGTTAGTTCTAATCCAAAGGGTGGCACCAAGGTAAAGCGGAACACACCCGTAACACTCAATGTCTCTAAAGGTCCAGCGCCCGTGATTGTGCCACCTATTGCTGGCCTGAACATTGCAATAGTGACTAAGAAGTTAGAAAAACTGGGATTGGTTGTTGACATCAAAGATCAGATTTTTGATTCAAGTCCAGTTGGTTCAGTGCTGTCCAGTGATCCAACCCCTGGTACAGGTCTGAAGAAAGGTGAAACAATTCACCTGACTATCAGCAAAGGTCCGCCACCCGTTGCTGTGCCAAATGTTGTTGGCCTCGATGTCGACTCGGCCAAAGAGATTCTGGCCAATGCTGGCTTTGAAGTCAGCGTTCAAAGTGAGGTAGTACTTGTTGTTTTGAACAAGGTTTACTCACAAGACCCAGCCGGAGGTTCGATGGCTACGCCAGGCACCACGATTACTCTGACAATCGTGTAA